From Pandoraea vervacti, the proteins below share one genomic window:
- a CDS encoding DUF1328 family protein, producing MLKWALLFALISIVAGLLGFTGIAAGAAGIAKILFVLFLVLFVIFLLLGLTVAKKIVD from the coding sequence ATGCTGAAGTGGGCTTTGTTGTTTGCGCTGATCTCGATCGTGGCCGGCCTGTTGGGCTTTACCGGGATCGCCGCGGGTGCCGCCGGGATCGCGAAGATTCTGTTCGTACTGTTCCTGGTGCTGTTCGTGATCTTCCTGCTGCTTGGCCTGACCGTCGCCAAGAAGATCGTCGACTAG
- a CDS encoding DUF1328 domain-containing protein, whose protein sequence is MLHYAVVFFVIALIAAVFGFTGIAAGAAEIAKILFFIFLVIFLVTLLFGVVRR, encoded by the coding sequence ATGCTTCACTACGCCGTCGTTTTTTTCGTGATCGCTCTGATTGCCGCGGTTTTCGGCTTTACAGGAATTGCGGCCGGCGCCGCCGAGATCGCGAAGATCCTGTTCTTCATCTTCCTGGTGATCTTCCTGGTCACGCTGCTCTTCGGGGTGGTCCGACGATAG
- a CDS encoding ferritin-like domain-containing protein, with the protein MTGNGHGQHGGEDFEIDVRALRERAREHLDDGAVTEDYRADRDAVVHMLNDALATELVCVLRYKRHHFMATGIHAEPVAAEFAEHAAQEQDHADRIAARIVQLGGEPDFSPDSLSSRSHAEYVTGNNLRDMIRENLVAERIAIESYREMIHYLGDRDTTTRRMLEEILAVEEEHADDMRDLLDRE; encoded by the coding sequence ATGACCGGTAATGGTCACGGCCAGCACGGCGGAGAGGATTTTGAAATCGACGTTCGCGCCCTGCGTGAGCGTGCCCGTGAGCACCTCGACGACGGTGCCGTCACGGAAGATTACCGTGCCGATCGCGACGCGGTCGTGCACATGCTCAATGACGCGCTCGCCACCGAACTGGTTTGCGTGCTGCGCTACAAGCGCCACCACTTCATGGCGACGGGCATTCACGCCGAACCCGTGGCGGCGGAATTCGCCGAGCACGCCGCCCAGGAGCAGGATCACGCGGATCGCATTGCGGCGCGGATCGTGCAACTCGGGGGCGAGCCCGATTTTTCGCCGGACAGCCTGTCGTCGCGCAGCCACGCCGAATATGTCACCGGTAACAATTTGCGCGACATGATTCGCGAAAACCTCGTCGCTGAGCGTATTGCGATTGAGAGTTACCGCGAGATGATTCATTATTTAGGCGACCGGGATACCACGACGCGTCGCATGCTCGAAGAGATTCTCGCCGTCGAGGAAGAGCATGCCGACGACATGCGAGATCTTCTCGATCGGGAGTGA
- a CDS encoding response regulator transcription factor, producing MSLTIKILIADDHAIVRTGFKQFIADESDMEVLGEAASGDEVIRAVRETEFDVVLLDIAMPDKNGIDTLRVIKQLRPEQGVLFLSTYPEAQYAVNLLRAGADGYLMKDAAPEEIIRAIRTVARGHRYVSEVTADLLAQKLDKPVDEPMHEQLSEREFQVFCKLAQGRTPTEIADELHLSVKTVSTYRARVLEKMHLKTNADLTLYALKNGLIS from the coding sequence ATGTCACTGACAATAAAAATCCTGATTGCCGACGACCACGCCATCGTTCGTACCGGCTTCAAGCAATTCATTGCCGACGAGTCGGATATGGAGGTGCTTGGGGAGGCGGCGAGCGGAGACGAAGTGATTCGTGCCGTGCGCGAAACCGAATTCGATGTCGTGCTGTTGGATATCGCCATGCCTGACAAGAACGGCATCGACACCCTGCGCGTGATCAAGCAGCTCAGACCGGAGCAGGGGGTGCTGTTCCTGTCCACTTACCCGGAGGCGCAATATGCCGTGAATTTGCTGCGCGCCGGGGCGGACGGTTACCTGATGAAGGACGCTGCGCCCGAGGAAATCATCCGGGCGATCCGCACGGTGGCACGCGGTCATCGCTATGTCAGTGAAGTGACGGCGGACCTGCTCGCGCAAAAGCTCGACAAGCCTGTCGACGAGCCGATGCACGAGCAGCTCTCGGAGCGCGAGTTTCAGGTGTTTTGCAAGCTCGCGCAGGGGCGCACCCCCACCGAGATCGCAGACGAGCTGCATTTGTCGGTGAAGACCGTCAGCACGTACCGTGCGCGGGTGCTGGAAAAGATGCATTTGAAAACCAATGCCGATCTTACGCTGTACGCGCTCAAGAACGGCTTGATAAGTTGA
- a CDS encoding response regulator has protein sequence MSTGNAATLTGSRLPLKVLLIEDSAVIRESLSEALGSTGMLEVTGVAETADDAVRTLENDSFDAVIVDIQLRRGSGMDVLSYLHSKGMLEKLMAIVLTNYALATYRKRCQQLGVQHFFDKSLEFDRVIEVLDEFATERAR, from the coding sequence ATGTCAACCGGGAACGCGGCAACGCTTACGGGGTCCCGTTTGCCCCTGAAGGTGCTGCTGATCGAAGACTCGGCGGTGATTCGCGAGAGCCTGTCTGAAGCGCTCGGTTCTACCGGGATGCTGGAAGTGACAGGCGTGGCGGAGACGGCCGACGACGCGGTCCGCACCCTGGAAAACGATTCCTTCGACGCGGTGATCGTCGATATTCAGTTGCGGCGTGGTTCCGGGATGGACGTGCTGTCGTATCTGCACAGCAAGGGCATGCTCGAAAAGCTCATGGCCATCGTGCTGACCAATTACGCCCTGGCGACCTACCGCAAACGCTGCCAGCAACTCGGCGTGCAGCATTTCTTCGACAAATCGCTGGAATTCGACCGGGTTATCGAAGTGCTCGACGAATTTGCGACCGAACGCGCGCGCTGA